A stretch of DNA from Halorubrum sp. BOL3-1:
GCTTGGTGACGATAAGCGCGCTCGTGATGTTCCTCGGCACCGCGGCCGCGGTCCGCGTCTTCGCCGGCGGCACGTGGGAGATCGCGCTGCTCATCGGCGCGCTGCTGGTGGCGACCGGACCGACGGTCATCACGCCGATCCTCGACGTGGTCCGGGTCCGGGACCACGTCGCGACCGCGTTAGAGACCGAGGGGATCGTCAACGACGTGACCGCCGCGATCGTCGCGGTCGTGATCTTCGAGACGCTGCTGCTCGACGATCTCGGCGTCCCCGCGACGGTGCTTTCCTTCCTCCGACGGTTCGGCGTCGGGATCGCCGCGGGACTGCTCGCGACCGTCGTCATTTACCTGCTCTTGGACAGCGACCTCGTCCCCGAACGCGACGTCCAAGCGTCGCAGTTCCTCGTGTTGGCGGCCGCGATCGGGTCGTTCGCGGCCGCCGAGACCGTCGCCGCGGAGGCGGGCATCGCGGCGGCGGCGACGAGCGGAATCCTCCTCGGGAACCTCGGGCTGGACAACCGCGAGGAGATAGAGAGCTTCGCGCAGAACACGACCACGATCGTCCTCTCGTTCGTGTTCATTTCGCTGGCCGCGCTGATCGACGTTGAGGCGATCGCCGGGCTCGGCGTCGGTGTGATCGCGATCGCGGCCGTCATCATGCTCGTCCTCCGGCCGCTGGGCGCGTTCCTCGCGACGGTCGGCGTCGAGCGGTTCACCAGGCCCGAGCGGCTGTTCATCGCGAGCGTCGGGCCGCGGGGGATCATCCCGGCAAGCGTGGCGACGCTGTTCGCCATCGAGCTCGAGCTCGCGGGCAGCGTCGCGGCCGGCGAGCTGCTCGTCGGCACGGTGTTCGCGGTCATCTTTGCGACGGTCCTGATCGAGGCAGGGCTCGCGCGGCAGATCGGAGAGTTCCTCGGAGTGTCACCAATGCGCACGATAATCATCGGCGGGGGTCGGGTCGGCCAGGCGCTCGCCACGCGACTGGAGAACAGGGGCGAGTACGTCGTCGTCGTCGAGTCGGACCCGGAGGTCGTCGAGCGCGCGCGCTCGGAGGGGTTCACCGTCTGCGAGGGCGACGGCAGCGACACGGAGACGCTCCGCGGCGCCGACATCGAGGACGCGAAGCGGCTCATCTCCACGACCGGCGACGACGACATCAACCTCCTCGCGTGCCAGCTCGCTATCACCAAGTTCGATGTCGCGTCGGTATACTCCCGGGTGAACGACCCGGACAACGTCGACGCCTTCGACAGCATCGGGGTGAAGGGCATCGACGCGTCCACGGCGACCGCGGTGGCCATCGACGACGAGATCGAGCGGCCGGCGATCACTCACTGGATGAACGAACTCGGCGACAACCACGACGTCCAGGAGGTCGAGGTGACCTCCGAGAAGCTCGCGGGGCAGACCATCCGCGACCTCAACGCGCAGATCCCCGACGGAACGTTTGTCGCCGTCGTGAGCCGTGACGGGGAGAACCACGTTCCCTCGGCTGACAGCGTGCTCGAAGTCGGTGACCACGTGACGTTCATCGGTGACACCGGCGGGGTCCGCCGCGCGATGGACCGGTTCCACCCGCACGACTAAGACGCATCGCGAGTGGGTTCGTCCGTCCGTTTATAAGCAGTTGCTGACGACGTAACGGCCGCCGAAGCCCCAGCCTCGTCGGTCGCCGTCGCTTCGCTTTGGCGACCGACTCCCTCGCGGGCGGTTCGCGGGTGCTGTCGCACCCGCTCATCGGCGCGCCACCGATTTTAAATACTCATGTCTGTGCCCGTACCGGGGATCCGGCACCATTTCTTCCGATACTCTCACGACTCGTGCTCCTCAGAGCTTGGTGTGTCTGAAAACGTCCCGACGGAGTCCTGCGCGAGCGAAGCGAGCGCAGGGCACATCAGGACCGAACGCCGAAGCAGGTGCTCCGCGATGTAGAGCGCCTGCGAGAAGTGAGCGTCCTGACGGAGATTTGAACTCCGGTCCCTGGCTCCGCAAGCCAGGAGGATAGTCCACTACCCTACCAGGACTCGCATCGATATATCGCGGTAGAACTTAAGACGGTTACGGTCCGGCGGCCGCGTGCCTGCGGTCCGCACGCATCCCGACCGCGGGATGAACACCTTTTGTATCGAGGGGACCCATGAACGCCCATGAGACGCCTTCGAGCCGCGACCGCGCCGCGAGCCGGTCGCCCCGCCGATGGGTCGGCTCCCGGCGCGACCCCCGGGCAACGGCAACGCTTATCCGCGAACTCGTCGACCACGGAGGTACGCGTATGGGAGTCATAGAGGAGGTGTACGAGGACCTCGACACCGATGTCGAGTTCGAAGAGTTCGAGGCCGCGGTCGAGGACAAAGTCGAGCAGATGGGCGGGCTCGCGGACGAGGAGACCGCCGCGATGCTCATCGCACACGAGCTGCGCGACGAGGAGGCGGACACCATCGCCGACATCGAGCCGGGGATGAACGATGTGAAGTTCCTCGGCAAGGTGACCGCGATCGGTGAAATCCGGACCTTCGAGCGCGACGACGAGGAGGCCGAAGAGGGTCGCGTCTGTAACGTCGACGTCGCGGACGCCTCCGGCTCCGTGCGAGTCGCGCTGTGGGACGACATGGCCGCCGCCGCCGAGGAGCAGTTGGAGGTCGGCCAGGTGCTCCGCGTCATGGGCCGACCCAAAGAGGGGTACAGCGGTCTCGAAGTGAGCGCGGACAAGGTCGAACCCGACGAGGACGCCGAGGTCGACGTTCAGGTGCTCGACACCTACCGCGTCGAGGACCTCACGCTCGGCGCGTCCGACGTCGACCTCGTCGGGCAGGTGCTCGACACGGACTCGATCCGGACGTTCGACCGCGACGACGGCAGCGAGGGGCGGGTCGCCAACCTCACCGTCGGCGACGAGACGGGGCGCGTGCGCGTCACGCTGTGGGACGACAAGGCCGACCTCGTCGAGGAGTTCGAGGCCGGCGAAGCCGTCGAAGTGGGCGACGGCTACGTCCGCGAGCGCGACGGCGACCTGGAGCTTCACGTCGGTGACCGCGGAACCGTCGAGCGCGTCGACGAGGACGTCGAGTACGCCCCGGAGACGACCGACATCGCGGACCTGGAGATCGGACAGACCGTCGACATCGGGGGTGGCATCATCGAGACCGACCCGAAGCGCACCTTCGACCGCGACGACGGTTCGGAGGGGCAGGTCCGGAACGTCCGGATCAAAGACGAGACGGGTGAGATCCGCGTCGCGCTGTGGGGCGACAAGGCCGACCGGGAGATCGACCTGGCCGACCGCGCCGCCTTCACCGACGTCGAGGTCCAGGACGGCTGGCAGGACGACCTGGAGGCGTCCGCCAACTGGCGCTCGACCGTCTCCGTCCTCGATGGTGAGAGCGAGGCGGCCGCCGGCGCGGCGAGCGCGGCGTCGGGATCCGGTGTCGACGGGAGCGGTGGCGCCGGGGGCGACGACCGCGGCCCGGACGAAACCGGACTCGGCGCCTTCGCTGAAGACGGACAGAAGGCGGCCGCCGAGGCCGTCGCCGGCGAGTCCGGCGACGACGGAAGCAGTGCGAGCGGCGGTGCGGCGGCCGCGACGACGGAACAGTCGACCGGGGACGTCGAGTTCACCGGGACGGTGGTCCAGACGGGCGACCCGGTCGTGCTCGACGACGGACAGCGGACGAAGACCGTCGACACCGACGCGAGCCTCCGGCTCGGTGAGGAGATAACGGTCCGCGGCCCGGAGCGTGACGGCACCATCGACGCGGACGAGGTCTTCTGACGCCGCCGGCCGCGCTCCCGGCGGGGATGCGACTAACGGAAAGCGTTATAGGATACACGGACCCGTCTGTGTGTATGAGTGTCGAGTTGCCGTTCGCGCCGGTCGACGGTATAATCCGGCGGAACGCGGGGGAACTCCGCGTCAGCGCGGACGCCGCCGAGGAGCTGGCCCGTCGAATCCAATCGCACGGTGCCGAACTGGCCGTCGACGCGGCCGAACAGGCGACCGCGGACGGCCGGAAAACGCTGATGGCGGCGGACTTCGGCGTCGAGCAGGTCGTCACCCGCGAGGACCTCACGCTGCCGGTCGCGCCAATCGACCGGATCGCTCGGCTTCGGATCGGCGACCGGTATCGCGTCGGCGTCGACGCGCGCATCGCGCTGGCCGACATCCTGGAAGACTACGCCAACAACGTCGCGAGCGCGGCCGCGACGCTGGCCCGCCACGCGGACCGACGAACGGTACAGGCCGGGGACATCGAGACGTACTTCGCGCTGTTCGAATAGATGCGCTTCGGCTACAGCGAGCGGTGTCTCGAACACGACACCGGCGAGCGACACCCGGAGAGCCCGGACCGACTCCGCGCGATCCGCCGCGGCCTCACGAAGCGACACGGCGTCGAGTACCTCGAGGCGGATCCCGCCGAGAAGGCGGCCGTCACGGCGGTCCACGACCCCGCGTACGTCGACGAACTGGAATCGTTCGTGGCCGACGGCGGCGGGGGCTGGGACCCCGACACCGTCGCCAGCGAGGGGACGTGGGACGCGGCGCTCACCTCCGCCGGACTCGCGCAGTGGGCGGCCCGCGAGGCGATCGACGGATCGACCGGTCGGCAGACGCCGTTCGCGCTCGGCCGCCCGCCGGGTCACCACGCCGTCACCGGCGACGCGATGGGATTCTGCTTTTTCAACAACGCCGCGGTCGCGGCCCAGACCGTCCTCGACGAGGGTCTCGCGGACCGCGTCGCGATCTTCGATTGGGACGTCCACCACGGGAACGGCACGCAGGACATCTTCTATGACCGCGGCGATGTCTTCTACGCCTCGATTCACGAAGACGGCCTGTACCCGGACACGGGCGCGCTCGACGAGACCGGCGACGGGGACGGAGCGGGAACGACGGAGAACCTCCCGCTGGCGGCCGGCGCCGGCGACGCCGACTACCTGTACGCCGTCGACGAGGCGATCGCGCCGGCGGTCGACCGGTTCGACCCCGACCTGTTGCTCGTCTCCGCGGGCTTCGACGCGCACCGCCACGACCCGATCTCGCGGATGCGCGTCTCCTCGGAGGGGTACGCGCTGCTGACCGACCGGATCCGGACGCTCGCGAACGACATCGGCGCCGCCGCCGCGTACGTTCTCGAAGGCGGATACGGACTCGATACGCTCGCGGAAGGCGTCTCGATGGTCCACGAGACGTACGACGGCCGGACCCCGGTCGCTACCGACGAGGAACCGGACGAGAAGACGGAGGCGCTCGTCGACGACCTCCGGTCGGAGTTGGACCTGTAGATCGCGAGGCGGACACCGCCTCTCGCTGACGCTCCTCGCTCGTAGCCGGCGTCGACAGGAACGCCCGGAGCGGGATTTGAACCCCCGTCGTTCCGCTCGCGACGCTCGCTTCACTCCCTGGTTCAAATCCTCTAGCGTTTTGCTGTCGCAGAACTCACTCGTCGCTTCGCTCCTCGTTCGTTGTTGCGACAGCGAAAGACGCCCGGAGCGGGATTTGAACCCGCGTCACGACCGTGACAGGGTCATATGATGGGCCACTACACCATCCGGGCAAACAGCGACAGCGCCCCGAAGCGCGGGGACGCCCGGAGCGGGATTTGAACCCGCGTCACGACCGTGACAGGGTCATATGATGGGCCACTACACCATCCGGGCTTGTCGCACCTGTTCGTATCCCTGTCTGGCAAATAAGGCTTATCATCCCCGGCGAGGGTGCGGGTCGGTGACAGGCGATTTCGCCTTGCGGGCGGCGGCGGTGACGGTAGTTGCGAGTCATTCCGCTTGTCTCGTCCGGTATCCTTTTGTGTGATATTCACGTGTGTGTAAGTGTCGAACGCCCCGACTCGTGAGCCGTGCGCGGCGTCTCTTGATAAGTCTTATGTCGCTGGCGCCTGTACACATCTGTAGTATCTCGTGATAGCTTCTCCCCACCACCAGCACCCATGGTAGACGTAAGCCAACACGAACTCGTCCCGGACCACGTGCTCCTCGACGACCCCGAGGAAATCGAGTCGGTCCTGGCGGAGTACGACGTGAAAAAGACCAACTTACCGAAGATCACACGGACCGATCCCGCGCTCTCCGACGAGGCCGAAGTCGGAGACGTGGTGAAGATCGTTCGAAACTCCCGCACGACCGACGAGGCGGTCGTGTACCGACTGGTCGTCTCATGAACAGACAAGACCGACGCGTGGTTTCACGCGAGTACTTCTCGGACGAACGGCTCGCCGAACACCACTTCCGCTCGTTCAACAACTTCCTGGACCGCGGCATGCAGGAGGTCGTCGACGAGAAGGAGACGATAGAGACCGACATCGGCGACAAGGAGGGACAGGAGCCGGTGTACGTCGAGCTCGGTGACGTGCGGATGGCGACCCCCCGCGTCCGCGAGGCCGACGGCTCGGAGGAACTGCTGTACCCGCAGGAAGCCCGGCTGCGCAACATCACCTACTCCGCGCCGGTCTTCATGGAGATGTCCGTCATTCGCGGCGGCGAGGACGAGCCGGAACACGTCGTCGACACGACCGAGACCAAGGTCGGCCGGATGCCGATCATGGTCGGCTCGAACAAGTGTAACATGGCCGGCTTCTCCGACGAGGAGCTCATCGATATCGGTGAGGACCCCGTCGACCCCGGCGGCTACTTCATCGTCAACGGCTCCGAGCGCGTGCTGATGACCTCGGAGGACCTCGCGCCGAACAAGATCCTCGCGGAGTACGACTCGAAGTACGGCGACGAGATCCAGGTCGCGAAGACGTTCTCCCAGCGCCGCGGATACCGCGCCTTGGTACTCTGCGAGCGCAACCGTGAGGGACTGCTCGAAGTGTCGTTCCCGTCCGTCTCGGGATCGATCGACTTCGTGACCCTCGTCCGCGCGCTCGGACTGGAGTCGGACGAGGAGATCGTCCACCGCGTCTCGGACGACCCCGAGATCGTGAAGTTCATGCTCGAGAACTTGGAGGAGGCCTCGGTCCAGACAACCGAGGGGGCCATCGAGACCCTCGGTGAGCGGGTCGCCTCCGGTCAGGGGAAAAACTACCAGCTCAAGCGAGCGAACTACGTCATCGACCGCTACCTCCTCCCGCACCTCCACGAGGAGGGCGTCGACGAGGAGGACGTGCGGATCAACAAGGCGTACTACCTCTGCCGGATGGCCGAGGCGTGCTTTGAGCTCGCCTTGGACCGCCGCGAGGCCGACGACAAGGACCACTACGCGAACAAGCGCCTGAAGGTCTCCGGCGACCTGATGCGCGACCTGTTCCGCACCGCGTTGAACAAGCTGGCGCGCGACGTGAAGTACCAGCTCGAACGGGCGAACATGCGGAACCGCGACCTGACGGTCAACACGGTCGTCCGCTCCGACGTGCTGACCGAGCGGCTCGAACACCCGATCGCGACGGGGAACTGGGTGGGGGGCCGCTCCGGCGTCTCTCAGCTCGTCGACCGGACGGACTACATGGGCGTGCTCTCGCACCTCCGGCGCCTGCGGTCGCCGCTGTCGCGGTCGCAGCCGCACTTCAAGGCGCGGGACCTCCACGCGACCCAGTGGGGTCGCATCTGCCCCTCCGAGACGCCGGAGGGTCCGAACTGCGGACTGGTGAAGAACTTCGCGCAGTCGATGGAGCTCTCTCAGAACGTCGAGGACGAACAGGGGCTGAAACGAGAACTGGCGTCGATGGGTGTCGAGGGGATCCCCGGCATCGAGGGCGTCGAACGACAGACGGCGGACGACTAACATGGCACAAGCAGAACGCGAAGCGAAGGTGTACGTCAACGGGAGCCTCGTGGGCACCCACGAGAACCCCGACGAGCTCGCCGAACAGATCCGCGAGGCGCGCCGCCGCGGTGATGTCTCGGAGATGGTGAACGTCTCGGTCAAAGACCGGACCCGCGAGGTCATCGTTAACGCGGACGCGGGGCGGGCGCGACGCCCGCTCATCGTCGTCGAGAACGGCGAGCCGCTGCTGGGCGACGAGGAGATCGAGGCGCTCGAACGCGACGAGGTCGAGTTCGAGGACCTCGTCGACCGCGGCTACGTCGAGTTCATCGACGCCGAGGAGGAGGAGGACATCCTCGTCGCCGTCGACGAGGGGGACGTGACCGAGGACCACACGCACCTCGAGATCGACCCGCAGCTGGTGTTCGGCATCGGCGCGGGGATGATTCCCTACCCCGAACACAACGCGAGTCCCCGGATTACGATGGGCGCGGGGATGATGAAGCAGTCGCTCGGGCTCCCGTCCGCGAACTACCGGATCCGGCCCGACACCCGCCAGCACCTCCTCCACTACCCGCAGCTGGCGATGGTGAAGACCCAGACCTCCGACCAGATCAGCTTCGACAAGCGGCCGGCGGCGCAGAACTTCGTCGTCGCCGTGATGTCCTACGAGGGGTTCAACATCGAGGACGCCCTCGTGATGAACCAGGGGTCGGTCGACCGCGCGCTGATGCGCTCGCACTTCTTCCGGACCTACGAGGGCGAGGAGCGCCGGTACCCCGGCGGTCAGGAAGACCGCTTCGAGCTTCCCGACCAGGACGTGCGCGGCGCCCGCGGCGAGGACGCCTACACGCACCTCGACGAGGACGGACTCGTCAACCCCGAGACGAAGGTGGACGAGTCCTCGGTGCTGCTCGGCAAGACCAGTCCGCCGCGCTTCCTTGAGGAGCCGGACGACATGGGTGGGCTCTCCCCGCAGAAGCGCCGCGAGACGAGCGTGACGATGCGCTCCGGCGAGTCGGGCGTCGTCGACACCGTGACGCTGATGGAGGGCGAGGACGGCTCGAAGCTCTCGAAGGTGAAGGTCCGCGACCAGCGGACGCCCGAACTGGGCGACAAGTTCGCGTCGCGACACGGACAGAAGGGCGTCATCGGTCACCTCGCACCCCAGGAGGATATGCCGTTCACCGAGGAGGGGTCGTCCCCGACCTCGTGATGAACCCGCACGCGCTGCCGTCGCGGATGACGGTCGGCCACGTGCTGGAGATGCTCGGCGGTAAGGTCGGCTCGCTGCGCGGCGAGCGCGTCGACGGCACGCCGTTCCAAGGTGAAGACGAAGACGAGCTCCGGGGCAGCTTGGAGGACCACGGCTTCAAATCCTCCGGCAAGGAGGTCATGTACTCCGGCGTCACCGGCGAGCGGATCGACGCCGAGATCTTCGTCGGGACGATCTTCTACCACAAGCTGTACCACATGGTGTCGAACAAGCTCCACGCCCGCTCGCGCGGGCCGGTCCAGGTGCTCACGCGCCAGCCGACCGAGGGGCGCGCTCGCGAGGGCGGGCTGCGCGTCGGGGAGATGGAACGCGACACGATCATCGGCCACGGGGCGTCGATGGTGCTCAACGAGCGACTCTTGGAGTCCTCGGACGCCGAGACGGTTCACGTCTCCGCGGAGACCGGACTCGTCGCCGTCGAGGACCGCGAGCAGCGCCGCGTGTACGACCCGGTCACGGGCGACGAGGACGACATCCACGAGCTGGAGGTCAGCTACGCGTTCAAGCTCCTGCTTGACGAGATGATCGCCCTCGGAATCCGACCGAAACTCGAACTGGAGGACGCGATTTAGATGTCAATGCAAACACCGAAAGTGCTCGGCGGGATCGACTTCGGACTCATGGACCCGGAGACGTACCGGGACATGTCCGCGACGAAGGTGATCACGGCCGACACGTACGACGACGACGGCTATCCGATCGACATGGGGCTGATGGACCCGCGACTGGGCGTCATCGACCCCGGCCTGGAGTGCCGGACCTGCGGGTCCCACTCCGGCTCCTGTAACGGCCACTTCGGTCACATCGAGCTGGCCGCGCCGGTCATCCACGTGGGCTTCACGAAGCTCATCCGGCGGCTGCTTCGCTCGACGTGCCGCGAGTGCGGGAAACTGGCCTTGGACGAGGCGCAGCGCGACGAGTTCCGCGACCGCTACGAGCGGGCGAAAGAGCTTGGCGACGACGAACACGACGTGTTGAAGGCCGCCGTCCGGCAGGCCCGGAAGGCGTCCACCTGTCCGTTCTGCGGCGAGCCGCAGGCGGACATCAAACACGAGAAGCCGACCACCTACTACGAGGTCCAGGACGTGCTCTCGGGCGACTACTCCGAGCGCATCGCGGCCGCGATGCAGCCCGACGAGGAGGAGGACGACCCGGGTACCTCGCCGCAGGAGCTGGCCGAGGAGACCGACATCGCCTTAGAACGAGTCAACGAGATCATGGCCGGCGAGTTCCGCCCGCGCAAGGAGGACCGCCGCGCCATCGAGAAGGCGATCGATGTCGACCTCACCGAAGAGGACATGAACAAGCTGATGCCCTCGGACGTCCGCGACTGGTTCGAGGACATCCCGGACGAGGACCTCGAAGTCCTCGGCGTCGACTCCGAGCACTCCCGCCCGGAGTGGATGATCCTGACGGTGCTTCCGGTACCGCCGGTCACCACGCGACCCTCCATCACGCTCGACAACGGTCAGCGCTCCGAGGACGACCTCACCCACAAGCTGGTCGACATCATCCGAATCAACCAGCGGTTCATGGAGAACCGCGAGGCGGGCGCCCCGCAGCTGATCATCGAGGACCTCTGGGAGCTGCTTCAGTACCACGTCACCACGTTCGTCGACAACGAGATCAGCGGGACGCCGCCGGCGCGCCACCGCTCCGGCCGTCCCCTCAAGACCCTCAGCCAGCGGCTGAAAGGGAAGGAGGGCCGCTTCCGCGGGTCGCTCTCGGGTAAACGCGTCAACTTCTCCGCCCGGACCGTCATCTCGCCGGACCCGACGCTCTCGCTGAACGAGGTCGGCGTCCCGGACCGGGTCGCGATGGAGATGACCCAGACGCTCAACGTCACCGAGCGCAACGTCGACGAGGCGCGTCAGTACGTCCGGAACGGGCCGGAGGCCCACCCCGGCGCGAACTACGTGCGCCGCCCCGACGGACGTCGGCTGAAGGTGACCGAGAAGAACTGCGAGGAGCTCGCCGAGAAGGTCGAGCCGGACTGGGAGGTGAACCGACACCTCGTGGACGGCGACATCGTGGTCTTCAACCGGCAGCCCTCGCTCCACCGGATGTCCATCATGGCCCACGAGGTCGTGGTGATGCCGTACAAGACCTTCCGGCTCAACACGACGGTCTGTCCGCCGTACAACGCCGACTTCGACGGCGACGAGATGAACATGCACGCGCTACAAAACGAAGAGGCCCGCGCCGAGGCGCGCGTCCTCATGCGCGTCCAAGAGCAGATCCTCTCGCCGCGGTTCGGTGGGAACATCATCGGCGCGATTCAGGACCACATCTCCGGGACCTACCTGCTCACTCACTCGAATCCAGAGTTCTCCGAGACGCAGGCGCTGGACCTGCTGCGCGCGACCCGCGTCGACGAGCTGCCAGAGGCGGACGGCGTCGACGACGACGGCAGCGAGTACTGGACCGGCCGGACGCTGTTCTCGGAGCTGCTTCCGGACGATCTCGACTTGGATTTCACCTCCTCGGCCGGCGACGACGTCGTCATCGAGGGCGGCCAGCTGATCGAGGGGACCATCGACGAGGACGCGGTCGGCGCGTTCGGCGGCGAGGTCGTCGACACGCTCACGAAGGAGTACGGCGAGACGCGCTCGCGCGTGTTCGTCAACGAGATCGCGTCGCTGGCGATGCGCGCGATCATGAACTTCGGGTTCTCGATCGGGATCGACGACGAGTCGGTCCCGCCGGAGGCCGAAGAGCAGGTCGACGACGCGATCGAGAGCGCCTACGACCGCGTTCAGGAGCTGATCGCGACGTACGATGCCGGCGAGTTGGAGTCGCTGCCGGGGCGCGGCGTCGACGAGACCCTGGAGATGAAGATCATGCAGACGCTCGGGAAGGCGCGCGACTCGGCCGGCGAGATCGCAGACCAGCACTTCAGCGACGACAACCCGGCGGTCGTGATGGCCCGGTCGGGCGCCCGCGGGTCGATGCTGAACCTGACGCAGATGGCCGGTTCCGTCGGCCAGCAGGCGGTTCGGGGCGAGCGGATCAACCGCGGCTACGAGGACCGAACGCTCTCCCACTACCGCCCGAACGACCTCTCCGCGGAGGCGCACGGCTTCGTGGAGAACTCCTACCGCGGCGGGCTCACCCCCCAGGAGTTCTTTTTCCACGCGATGGGCGGTCGCGAGGGGCTGGTCGACACGGCGGTCCGGACGTCGAAGTCCGGCTACCTCCAGCGCCGGCTCATCAACGCGCTCTCCGAGTTGGAGGCGCAGTACGACGGAACGGTCCGGGACACCTCGGGTCGGATCGTCCAGTTCGAGTTCGGTGAGGACGGCACCTCGCCGGTGAAGGTCTCCTCCGGCGAGGAGGCCGGCATCGACGTCGACGACATCGTCGACCGCGTCGTCGACGCCGAGTTCGAGTCCAGCGAGGAGAAAGAGCGGTTCCTCGGTGAGCGCGAGCCGCCGACGAACCTCTCGGAGCACGCCGGTCCGGGGCTGAACAAGGCCGCCGAACTGGAGGTGGAGTCCGATGACTGAGTACGACGGCGTCACCGACGACATGGAGGCGGTCGTGGAGGCCACCGAGCTTCCCCGCCGGCTCAAGACGAAGGTGTACGAGGCGATCGACCGCAAGGCCGAGGAGGCCGGTGCGGTCACCATCGAGCAGGCGACCGACGTCGTCGAGGGCGTCGAGAACCGCTACGAGGAGACGCGGGTTGATCCTTTGGATCCTGTTGGGACTGTTTCTGCCCAATCGATCGGTGAGCCCGGAACTCAGATGACAATGAACACGTTCCACTACGCCGGCGTCGCAGAAATCGACGTCACCCAGGGGCTGCCCCGGCTCATCGAGCTGGTGGACGCCCGGAAGACGCCGGACACGCCGATGATGACGGTGTACCTCGACGGTGAGCACGCGACCGACCGCGAGAAGGCCCACGAGGTCGTCTGGTCCATCGAGGCGACGCGCATCCTCGCGCTCGGCGACGTCTCGACGAACGTCGCTGATATGCTGGTCCGGATCGACTTGAACGACGACACGCTCTTAGAGCGGTGGCCCACGCACTCCGATCCCACGGAGGTCGCCGCGATCATCGCCGAGACGATCGAGGACTCGCTCGGCGTCGACGCCCGGCAGTCGGGAACCGTCGTGGAGTTCGGGCCGAACGAGCCGAGCTACCGCGAGCTGCTCCAGCTCGTCGAGCAGCTTCGGGAGATAGTTTTCAAAGGCATCGAGGAGGTCGAACGCGTCGTCATCCGGAAAGAGGAAATCGACGGCGACGAGGAGTTCGTCCTCTACACCGAGGGGTCGGCGTTCGGCGACACCCTCGACATCGAGGGCGTCGACGCCTCGCGCACGACGTGTAACAACATCCACGAGATTTACCGCAACCTTGGCGTCGAAGCGGCCCGCGAGACGATCATCGACGAGACGAAGAACACGCTCGAAGAGCAGGGACTCGGCGACGTGAACGTCCGCCACCTCATGCTCGTGGCCGACATCATGACGAACAACGGCGAGATCGAGTCGATCGGCCGGCACGGTATCTCCGGCAACAAGGACTCGGTGCTCGCGCGGGCGGCGTTCGAGGTGACGGTCAACCACCTCCTCGACGCCGCGATCCACGGCGAGTACGACGAGCTCGACGGCGTCATCGAGAACGTCATCGCCGGCAAGCCCATCTCGATGGGGACCGGCGACGTCGACCTCCGGATGGGGTCGCGCGTCGTGAGTGACGACTA
This window harbors:
- a CDS encoding sodium:proton antiporter is translated as MIAVILVLGLAVQLLAHRLRVPSVIFYLAVGVVLGPEVLGLVTLETFGDGLEIIVGLSVAIIVFEGAFALRVDRIRRASTVSLRLVTISALVMFLGTAAAVRVFAGGTWEIALLIGALLVATGPTVITPILDVVRVRDHVATALETEGIVNDVTAAIVAVVIFETLLLDDLGVPATVLSFLRRFGVGIAAGLLATVVIYLLLDSDLVPERDVQASQFLVLAAAIGSFAAAETVAAEAGIAAAATSGILLGNLGLDNREEIESFAQNTTTIVLSFVFISLAALIDVEAIAGLGVGVIAIAAVIMLVLRPLGAFLATVGVERFTRPERLFIASVGPRGIIPASVATLFAIELELAGSVAAGELLVGTVFAVIFATVLIEAGLARQIGEFLGVSPMRTIIIGGGRVGQALATRLENRGEYVVVVESDPEVVERARSEGFTVCEGDGSDTETLRGADIEDAKRLISTTGDDDINLLACQLAITKFDVASVYSRVNDPDNVDAFDSIGVKGIDASTATAVAIDDEIERPAITHWMNELGDNHDVQEVEVTSEKLAGQTIRDLNAQIPDGTFVAVVSRDGENHVPSADSVLEVGDHVTFIGDTGGVRRAMDRFHPHD
- a CDS encoding single-stranded DNA binding protein produces the protein MGVIEEVYEDLDTDVEFEEFEAAVEDKVEQMGGLADEETAAMLIAHELRDEEADTIADIEPGMNDVKFLGKVTAIGEIRTFERDDEEAEEGRVCNVDVADASGSVRVALWDDMAAAAEEQLEVGQVLRVMGRPKEGYSGLEVSADKVEPDEDAEVDVQVLDTYRVEDLTLGASDVDLVGQVLDTDSIRTFDRDDGSEGRVANLTVGDETGRVRVTLWDDKADLVEEFEAGEAVEVGDGYVRERDGDLELHVGDRGTVERVDEDVEYAPETTDIADLEIGQTVDIGGGIIETDPKRTFDRDDGSEGQVRNVRIKDETGEIRVALWGDKADREIDLADRAAFTDVEVQDGWQDDLEASANWRSTVSVLDGESEAAAGAASAASGSGVDGSGGAGGDDRGPDETGLGAFAEDGQKAAAEAVAGESGDDGSSASGGAAAATTEQSTGDVEFTGTVVQTGDPVVLDDGQRTKTVDTDASLRLGEEITVRGPERDGTIDADEVF
- a CDS encoding histone family protein; this encodes MSVELPFAPVDGIIRRNAGELRVSADAAEELARRIQSHGAELAVDAAEQATADGRKTLMAADFGVEQVVTREDLTLPVAPIDRIARLRIGDRYRVGVDARIALADILEDYANNVASAAATLARHADRRTVQAGDIETYFALFE
- a CDS encoding histone deacetylase, with translation MRFGYSERCLEHDTGERHPESPDRLRAIRRGLTKRHGVEYLEADPAEKAAVTAVHDPAYVDELESFVADGGGGWDPDTVASEGTWDAALTSAGLAQWAAREAIDGSTGRQTPFALGRPPGHHAVTGDAMGFCFFNNAAVAAQTVLDEGLADRVAIFDWDVHHGNGTQDIFYDRGDVFYASIHEDGLYPDTGALDETGDGDGAGTTENLPLAAGAGDADYLYAVDEAIAPAVDRFDPDLLLVSAGFDAHRHDPISRMRVSSEGYALLTDRIRTLANDIGAAAAYVLEGGYGLDTLAEGVSMVHETYDGRTPVATDEEPDEKTEALVDDLRSELDL
- a CDS encoding DNA-directed RNA polymerase subunit H, with translation MVDVSQHELVPDHVLLDDPEEIESVLAEYDVKKTNLPKITRTDPALSDEAEVGDVVKIVRNSRTTDEAVVYRLVVS